From Pseudoxanthomonas sp. YR558, the proteins below share one genomic window:
- a CDS encoding alpha-ketoglutarate-dependent dioxygenase AlkB yields MTIPLPLPADGSDAGLPGATLRFQPAWLAGDAADRLFEALTDALPWSVHRIRLFGRDVDSPRLSAWIGDADAVYRYSGTAFTPLAWTDALSALRLRLQAELGVPFNSVLANLYRDGRDAMGWHSDDEPELGPQPVIASISLGAPRRFLLKHRQEATMRAAIALPHGSLLVMSGDTQRLYRHALPRTTRPLGPRINLTFRHVDPARRR; encoded by the coding sequence ATGACCATACCCTTGCCGCTGCCTGCGGATGGCTCCGACGCAGGGCTACCCGGCGCTACCTTGCGGTTCCAGCCCGCCTGGCTTGCCGGGGATGCCGCGGATCGCCTGTTCGAAGCGCTGACCGATGCCTTGCCGTGGAGCGTGCACCGCATCCGGCTGTTCGGACGCGACGTGGATTCGCCCCGACTCAGCGCGTGGATCGGCGACGCGGACGCGGTGTATCGCTACTCGGGCACGGCCTTCACGCCACTCGCTTGGACGGATGCGCTGTCCGCGTTACGGCTGCGGTTGCAGGCTGAGTTGGGCGTGCCGTTCAACAGCGTGCTGGCGAACCTGTACCGGGACGGGCGCGACGCGATGGGTTGGCACAGCGACGACGAACCGGAACTGGGCCCCCAGCCGGTAATCGCGTCGATCAGCCTGGGAGCGCCACGCCGGTTCCTGCTGAAACACCGGCAGGAGGCGACGATGCGCGCGGCGATCGCGCTACCGCACGGGAGCTTGCTGGTGATGTCGGGCGATACCCAGCGCCTCTATCGGCACGCCTTGCCGCGTACGACGCGGCCGCTGGGGCCGAGGATCAACCTGACGTTCCGTCACGTGGATCCTGCCCGACGTCGCTGA